Genomic window (Amaranthus tricolor cultivar Red isolate AtriRed21 chromosome 7, ASM2621246v1, whole genome shotgun sequence):
AGTCAATTGGATAGTCAACTTGATAGAGATTTATCTTTAGAGAGCTTTATCTTTTGTGGGAAAGACCCTTAAAAAATGCATGGTGTTTTTGTTTGCTTTCACTTTTATGCTTCACATTTTTTATCTTCTTTGggcataattttatttatttttcttttttttccttttttttttgcatcTTTCGTACCCTCTTAATGTGGAGAAGAAAATAATTTGAACAGTTGTGGTTGTTCATGAAGAATTATGGTTCTCGTGCCTTTCTTTGATACATTGTTACCTGGAACGACATTCGGTTTGGAACGGAGAATGGGAACGGGAATACGGAATGCAACCTAGATTGACTCGGAAACGATTGGGTAAgagatataattgaaaacaaaattaaattaaatgaataaaatatataattgaaaacaaaattaaattaaaatgatttttttgctttaagaaattattttcaagAGGAATTACTTTAGATTTCTAGGCTTCATCTCATTTTTTAtcccttcttttttctttgatttgtaaatgaaggccaaaatatctttaaaaaaaGTCTTCTACACCGGGACGTCCCTTGAGTGATTTGGGTTGTGTTTCGTGGTGATTGGGGACGTACTGGGACGTCCCTTGAGTGATTTGGGTTGCGTTTCGTGGTGATTGGGGACGTACGTTTCCGGATCATGGAACGTGGCTACGTTCCACGTTCCATGTAACTATGCTTTGATATACTCTCACCTTTTCTTTGACGGGATATCTTAATTTTCCCTAGTTTGAGATCTTTGATGATCTTTTATTCTTGTTATGTATAAATTGTTGAATGAGCTATTATgacattttaaattaattaattatgagaGTTTTCAATCTCAAGGAAGGCAAGACTCAATTTTATACAATGGctaattgaaaaaatagtaGTTCTTGGCTAGTTACTACATTCATCTCATTCCGTTAACCCAATGCAATTGAGCGGCTCTCACTTAGGGTGGAGTTTGGGttggatgtacgcaaccttacttttgttagtgataacaaggTGGTTTTTTCTTATTGAGCCTTAGTACAAACATTattaagaagtgcacatgatttgatGAGTTATTTTAcaatagtttattataatttgaaacCAAAGAAGTATAAATCTTTGGCTTTGTCCAAAAAAGGGACCGATGGCTAGTTATTGCGTCACATAGGGTAAAAAAGCTTAGAGTAtaattcattataaaaatgatggGATTAGTTTTGCACCTTTTTGTTAAAACATTTTAGTAAATGGGTAGGGATGTTAAATTGCTGATCTTTTTTTGGTGTAATCAAAACTGCAATGATGATATAGAATCGGTTTGCCTGTTGCTTGTTCCATGGAAGGGGCTCTTTGATTTCTTTCAGGTTGCAAATGCTTGCTTTCTATTGATTTATTTCTTTGTTATTGTTTTAGTCCAACCATCAAAGGTGCTATTTTGTAGTTCATATTTGCTGTAACTTTAGGAGTCTTACATAATAATGTCGGTTGTTAGTTGTGCATGAAAGTCTTGTATGTTCAACTTTTCTGATAACGTGTATAACTATGCGTGACAGATTTTGTTGACAATTTGCAACTGCAAGGAGGAATACAAGGTAACATTGAAGCTATTCtacttttaaagcttttttattgCTCTTCTTTTACAGCTTAGCTTTGGTATAAAGCTAACGGATTGCTATGGGCCAAGTCAAGCTCTTTAGTTTTTGAGCCATCCTTGTAGCATCAATAAAATTTTGTTAGCACGctagtaacttttttttttaccacatGCAGGTCATGTAGCTAGCCAAAGCTTTGGGATGTCATTAGGGAATCTACCTCCATCACTAAGGCCTCCTCCTGATGGTGGATATCCCCTGCTCCCATTTATTGATTGGGGATGAGCCCTGACTCATGAGCTTATCAGGTATATgaatatttatttgaaatatAACTTTGTACGTCATCTGCTATCTTTTCTTATCTATGGTTTCTTCTGAATCTCATGATTCCCATGAAACTAGATCGGTTGCCTAGCTAGAGCAGGGCTTTTTCTTGACGATGAAAATAGTGTATGAATGGATAATCTGATCTATTTAATGATATCATACATACTCCATCCtgtaaaaccctaaaattcttTGAATCTTTGATATTCAAAAATAACCATCTCTTAATGTTGAAATGCTTGGTCTCTTAACTTACTTGACCTAGTAGTGTTTTATACATCATTTTTCTTTGGTAAAAGTTTATTTAGTTATAGCAAATAGGCACAGGTTATATCGAGCGTCTAGTGCTGAATGTCTGAAACTATgttctttatttatttgacaTGCAACACaatgttggaaatactttacaAGTGAGGAAGATCTCACATCGCTAATATGTGGGTTGTAGACTTGCATATAATACTTTGGGGTAATCCCCCTAATACCATATTGTTTTGGGAAAGAATAAACCTCATCAAGTGTGTAtgcaaatatgaaaataaataatataaaataaaaaattgttttatacAATATACAATCAAGTCTTTTAAAGATAAATGATTACAAAGGAGGTTGTGCAAAATGCAATTGCATAAGTACCAGGAAATTTTTTCTTTCACGCTCAATCGCTTGCATTATCCTGACATGATTATCCGCTGCAATTGATTTCAGTCTCTTTTAAGATCCGCTTTAAGTTGATTATTAGCTTGTATTTGCTGTCTTTAAACGCTTCACATCTTGATTAGATCAATGCATCAATACTTGTGAGGATGAATAAGAGAATCAACCAAAGGGATAGTAGATTTAGGAGGTGGACCCCACTCCAAAGACCACCTTCTTCTTTTTGATATTTGattcaacatcaacatttaCAACCACCTTTAGATAAATCTGGTTAGGATCCGTTTATGGAGGCTAATATTAAAATGCACTATACTTTTCCTGAATTTTTTGTATGTTAGTGTAGGTCCATTGAGAATTATCTATAATTTCATGCATTCTTGCAAAAACCCTGTAAGATGAAGGCCTTTGACCTGTCAGTTTTTCCAAATTCCACATGGTTCTAGCATGCAAAATTGAGTGGCTTCAGCTTTATCTCTTTCTGCGCAACGATTGGAGGAGTTCCTAGCTCCCAGAACTCTTATTCCAGTCCGCCTTCCATCATGCCCAGGTGTTAGCGTCAATAAAAGGTCGTTTGAAATCTGGCACACTTTTTTAATTTGCGAcgcgctttaaaacgcatatcCGCATACTATTTGCTAGCTTTTTCTTTCCATGCCGACTTGACAAACTCGTTAAGATCGGGATCCCACTTAAACGATGGTACATTGGCAATATTCAATTCCTATATTACCGTACAAGTCACGCATCAAAGTTCATGGGGTTAACCAATCAAACTTTGTCTTCAATCTTCGTTCAACTCTTGAGAAAGAAAAGTTGAATGCGAAGAATTTCTTTGCATGAGAAAGAAATCTAAGAATTGTTCTTTGGTGTGAATGCCGAGAAGCTGTTCTAGACACCCCACTCCTATTGACGCTACGGGCAGAGAGTTACTGAGAACTCAAAGCTAGTAACATATTTGATGTTATCATGCATGTATTCGTGAAATGAAAGCCTcgaagaggttcaacaatgaaaaacaaaataaaaatcaaagcaaaGGATGTATACAAGTGTTtatatcttggatacctccccctcaaatgtagtttattatattcaattcaacaattacaagtataataaatatTTCCTTATGTTGAGAACAATTatctcaagatcacaaaatgctatagcaaagtaagaacactctcaagtttccaACAATGCAATAGATTACtctcaatatgtgtgtttgtggtgctTTGTTCAATGAATAATGCTCTCTTTTATAGAGGAATGAAAGCATCATTCTTAGAACCACAATCAGCTCACCATCAAAGCACAATTAACACCCTACGATTAACATACATTAATCTTAGCTATGAACTCCCTTTTGATGCATCAACAATATACCTAGCAATAAACATAGAAATAATGCTCACCATTATTCCCAGATTAATTGCCCCACAATACACCCTTTCAATGCCTTAAACCGTGTATTAAACAATCCAAAATAGCATCCTAAGCAATGTGCTCGAACAAGGCACTAACATCAGAACCTATTGGAAGCTACTGAACAATGTGCTTGCACGAGAAGTCCCCTGTGACACCTTCTGTTCGCTATTTTTGTTTTGCCTGGAGCAAGCAACCATCATACCATGCCTTCCCTCGTTTAAGGGATCATTCCACCCTTTAGTGAAGCTTCATTTGCCCCACGTTAAAACCTCGTGAATCGTTCCAAACCTTGAACCAACGCAACTCGACACATCCTCACCATCATCCTCCAATGTACATGATAAGGCATGTTCGATAATATGTTTAAATTTAACGTCATTGTCACGAGTATTGGCACTTGCATTAACAATTCGAACTTCAAAAAAGGTTTGGCGTACAAGATGTTTATAGCATCTTTCAACAGCTAAAACCGATGCTTCGGTAACATGGGAAAGAGTGGACCTCATCGAGTGTGTATGCAAGTTAACATTCATAACCCAGGAGAAAGATTGAAACTCATCGAAGTATGTATGCAAGTCAACATAGGCTCACAAACCCTTGTGCTTAAACATCACTTTCAGATCTTGAATGATTCTATAAGAATTTTGTCCATCGAACCTTTTTCGAAAGTCGACTCCATGCATGATAACATCAAACATGTTACCACGTTTGAGTACTCAATAACTATCTTTTGATTGGCCTATCATTATCAGGAAGCTCACCAGGGAGTGGGGGTGTCAAAAACAGCTTCTTATTCCTCACACCTAAGAAAAATTCATAGGTTTCTTTCTTATTTAAGGAAATATTTCGCATTTAACTTTTCCTTCTTAAGGGCTAAACGAAGATTGAAGACAGTGTTTGATTGGTTAGCCTTAATCTTTGATGCATGACTTATACGACAATGTAGGGATTGACTACTGCAAAGTACTATTGATTAAGTGGGATCTCTATCTTAACGAGTTTGTTAAATCGGCATGGGAAGAAAAAAACCGTTAAACAATATGCGAATATGCTATTTAAAGCGCACCGCAAAAAAAAAAGTGCGTCGGATTTCAAGCCGACTTTTATTGACGCTAACACTAGGGCGGTGGAAAACGGACTGGGAAACCCTAGAAATGAGAGCTCTAGGAGCTTGAAACTCTTCCACTCATTGTGGAGGAGATAAAGCTGAAGCCAATCATATTGGTCGCTCAGTTCCGCATGCTAGTACCATGCAGAATTTGGACCTTATAATATCCAAGA
Coding sequences:
- the LOC130817836 gene encoding zinc finger CCCH domain-containing protein 3 isoform X4, which encodes MTVGKYYCDYCDKEFQDTPAARKRHLQGLQHQRNRKLCAAPNQINVTTQTFGKGLCNRFLKTYGDSCKYFHPKHNVQSPSTQDTHIVVVHEELWFSCLSLIHCYLERHSVWNGEWEREYGMQPRLTRKRLDFVDNLQLQGGIQGHVASQSFGMSLGNLPPSLRPPPDGGYPLLPFIDWG
- the LOC130817836 gene encoding zinc finger CCCH domain-containing protein 3 isoform X2, with protein sequence MTVGKYYCDYCDKEFQDTPAARKRHLQGLQHQRNRKLWYDSLSLPQAPNQINVTTQTFGKGLCNRFLKTYGDSCKYFHPKHNVQSPSTQDTHIVVVHEELWFSCLSLIHCYLERHSVWNGEWEREYGMQPRLTRKRLDFVDNLQLQGGIQGHVASQSFGMSLGNLPPSLRPPPDGGYPLLPFIDWG
- the LOC130817836 gene encoding zinc finger CCCH domain-containing protein 3 isoform X3, coding for MTVGKYYCDYCDKEFQDTPAARKRHLQGLQHQRNRKLCAAPNQINVTTQTFGKGLCNRFLKTGFCQYGDSCKYFHPKHNVQSPSTQDTHIVVVHEELWFSCLSLIHCYLERHSVWNGEWEREYGMQPRLTRKRLDFVDNLQLQGGIQGHVASQSFGMSLGNLPPSLRPPPDGGYPLLPFIDWG